Proteins co-encoded in one Leucobacter exalbidus genomic window:
- the dnaA gene encoding chromosomal replication initiator protein DnaA, which produces MGDPSVGAPVGAQLALALPRGVAAGTLYLAVQLDFTLKLLENRLRPAIMAALASIPEASGIDNYIVIVDEDAHPSLDPEPVETIAPPAPLNHAASAPAEFRGEPAARPVSEPRTRHGAGEPGEGRLNAKYLFESFVIGQSNRFAHAAAVAVAEAPARAYNPLFIYGDSGLGKTHLLHAIGHYARELFPDVRVRYVSSEDFTNDFINSIANNQGAAFHARYRSVDILLVDDIQFLADKVETQEAFFHTFNTLHDHNKQVVITSDVQPKQLRGFEERMLSRFEWGLLTDIQVPDLETRIAILRKKAQRENLEIDHNILEFIASKLTSNIRELEGTLIRVTAYASLNQQRIDMPLVHTVLKDLITLDADNEVQPADIITRTAEYFELSVDDLYGPTRAQQIATARQIAMYLCRELTPLSLPKIGQLFGGRDHTTVMYAHKKISQLIAERRSIYNQVTELTTRIKQASK; this is translated from the coding sequence ATGGGCGACCCCAGTGTGGGTGCCCCCGTCGGCGCCCAGCTCGCACTTGCACTTCCTCGAGGTGTCGCTGCGGGAACGCTGTACCTCGCTGTGCAGCTTGACTTCACCCTCAAGCTGCTCGAGAACCGACTGCGCCCGGCGATCATGGCCGCCCTCGCGAGCATCCCCGAAGCATCAGGGATCGATAACTACATTGTGATCGTTGACGAAGACGCTCACCCCTCGCTTGATCCGGAGCCGGTCGAAACGATCGCTCCCCCCGCGCCCCTCAACCATGCGGCATCGGCCCCGGCCGAATTTCGCGGTGAGCCGGCAGCGCGCCCTGTGTCTGAGCCCCGCACGCGCCACGGCGCGGGTGAGCCTGGCGAGGGTCGTCTCAACGCCAAGTACCTGTTCGAGAGTTTCGTCATCGGGCAGTCGAACCGGTTTGCCCACGCGGCTGCCGTCGCCGTCGCCGAGGCGCCGGCCCGAGCGTACAACCCGCTCTTCATCTATGGTGATTCGGGCCTGGGCAAAACCCACCTGTTGCACGCCATCGGTCACTACGCCCGTGAGCTCTTCCCTGACGTGCGCGTGCGCTACGTCAGCTCTGAAGATTTCACCAACGACTTCATTAACTCCATTGCCAATAACCAGGGCGCAGCTTTTCACGCCCGGTACCGCAGTGTCGATATTTTGCTCGTGGATGATATTCAGTTCTTGGCCGACAAGGTTGAGACGCAGGAAGCTTTCTTTCACACGTTCAACACCCTGCACGACCACAACAAGCAGGTTGTCATCACGAGTGATGTGCAGCCCAAGCAGCTGCGTGGCTTTGAAGAGCGCATGCTGTCGCGCTTCGAGTGGGGCCTGCTCACTGATATTCAGGTGCCTGACCTCGAAACGCGTATTGCGATCCTGCGCAAGAAGGCACAGCGCGAGAACCTCGAGATCGATCACAACATTCTCGAATTCATCGCTAGCAAGCTCACCTCGAATATTCGTGAGCTCGAGGGCACCCTCATTCGCGTCACCGCCTATGCGAGCTTGAACCAGCAGCGCATCGATATGCCTCTCGTGCACACGGTGCTCAAGGATCTCATCACCCTTGACGCCGACAACGAAGTGCAGCCGGCAGACATCATCACCCGCACAGCTGAATACTTTGAGCTGTCGGTCGATGATCTGTACGGGCCCACCCGTGCACAGCAGATCGCGACGGCCCGTCAGATTGCGATGTACCTGTGCCGCGAACTGACTCCGCTGTCGCTGCCCAAGATCGGACAGCTCTTTGGTGGCCGCGATCACACGACCGTGATGTACGCCCACAAGAAGATCTCGCAGCTGATCGCTGAGCGTCGCTCGATCTACAACCAGGTCACAGAGCTCACGACCCGCATCAAGCAGGCGTCGAAGTAA
- the rnpA gene encoding ribonuclease P protein component, translated as MPARQHRIIRGEDYRRTVRSGRRVGGAYCITHAVFSAPTSPARFGFIITKAVGNAVTRNLIRRRLKTIVERRIAEGTAGVDIVFRAFPSITEASFEELETEVNRALTRALRARPAEA; from the coding sequence ATGCCCGCGAGGCAGCATCGAATTATTCGGGGAGAGGATTACCGGCGCACTGTGCGTTCCGGCCGCCGCGTGGGTGGTGCTTATTGCATCACCCACGCGGTTTTCTCTGCCCCCACGTCTCCCGCTCGCTTCGGATTCATCATCACGAAGGCAGTGGGCAATGCCGTGACCCGCAATCTGATTCGGCGCAGACTGAAGACGATTGTCGAGCGCCGCATCGCTGAGGGCACCGCGGGCGTCGACATTGTCTTTCGCGCGTTCCCCTCGATTACCGAAGCCAGCTTCGAAGAACTCGAGACTGAAGTCAATCGCGCGCTCACGCGCGCCTTGCGCGCACGGCCCGCGGAAGCGTAA
- the rpmH gene encoding 50S ribosomal protein L34, giving the protein MSKRTFQPNNRRRAKVHGFRTRMRTRAGRAILAARRGKGRTKLSA; this is encoded by the coding sequence ATGAGCAAGCGCACTTTCCAGCCCAACAACCGTCGCCGCGCAAAGGTCCACGGTTTCCGTACCCGCATGCGTACCCGCGCCGGCCGTGCCATCCTCGCTGCGCGTCGCGGCAAGGGCCGCACGAAGCTCAGCGCGTAA
- a CDS encoding R3H domain-containing nucleic acid-binding protein, with translation MTTGSPQDRPAEDLTLEELEADGDRAADYIEGLLDIADLDGDIDIDVANGRVYVSVTGGDAELERIATPDVVQALQDLTRLTVQTHTGRFSRLIVDVGGSRDARTIQLRGLVDAAIAQIAAGREQVALEPMSSYERKLVHDEVASRGYRSESQGEGRDRRLVITAS, from the coding sequence GTGACAACTGGTTCACCACAGGACCGACCCGCTGAAGACCTGACGCTCGAAGAGCTTGAGGCCGATGGCGATCGCGCCGCAGACTACATCGAGGGCTTGCTCGATATCGCTGATCTTGATGGCGATATCGACATTGACGTGGCCAACGGCCGCGTCTACGTCTCGGTGACCGGCGGCGACGCAGAGCTTGAGCGCATCGCCACGCCCGACGTGGTGCAGGCGCTGCAAGATCTTACGCGTCTCACGGTGCAGACCCACACGGGCCGGTTTTCACGCCTCATTGTTGATGTTGGTGGCTCACGAGACGCGCGCACGATTCAGCTGCGCGGGCTCGTAGACGCGGCGATCGCACAGATCGCCGCGGGCCGCGAACAGGTAGCGCTCGAGCCGATGTCGTCATACGAGCGCAAGCTCGTGCACGACGAGGTCGCCTCGCGCGGGTACCGCTCAGAATCTCAAGGCGAAGGCCGCGACCGCCGCCTCGTCATCACTGCGTCTTAG
- the yidD gene encoding membrane protein insertion efficiency factor YidD: MIGFMICYRKLISPLYGEVCRYYPSCSRYSLEAYQQRGFIIGVALTAWRLVRCNPFSGGGIDDVPVVAHPRFTLSPRGFVRSPHRKA, from the coding sequence ATGATCGGATTCATGATTTGCTATCGCAAACTCATCTCCCCGCTCTACGGTGAGGTGTGCAGGTATTACCCATCGTGCTCCCGATATTCTCTTGAGGCATACCAGCAGCGAGGTTTCATCATTGGCGTCGCTCTGACTGCGTGGCGACTTGTGCGCTGCAACCCCTTTAGTGGTGGCGGTATCGATGACGTACCGGTAGTCGCGCACCCACGCTTTACGCTTTCACCACGCGGCTTCGTCCGCTCCCCTCATCGAAAGGCCTAA
- the yidC gene encoding membrane protein insertase YidC, with protein MEFIETILWPLRWLVELVLAVWHQLLTWVGMDPAAGATWVLAIIGLVVVVRSALIPVTVRQIKSQRRMMDLAPEMKKIQDKYKGKKDQFSREAMSRETMGLYKKHGTNPFASCLPILIQMPIFFSLFYVLRQASGAAGSGGDGTGQAGIGMMTQELTESFNAATIFGAPIKMTFTQGWEQGNWMVVVMLGAIMLLMIASQFFTQLQIMSKNVSDETKNSSMYRQQKIMLYIIPFAFLFSGVTFPLALNIYWFSSNLWTMGQQFIVIRSMPTPGSEAWRARQARLKAKGKLKEDDAAPASEQLDAGQRQQPVSAKRAKKKKNK; from the coding sequence GTGGAATTCATCGAAACCATATTGTGGCCGCTGCGCTGGCTCGTTGAGCTCGTGCTTGCGGTCTGGCATCAGCTGCTGACGTGGGTGGGGATGGACCCGGCTGCGGGCGCCACCTGGGTGCTCGCAATTATCGGCCTGGTGGTTGTGGTGCGCTCGGCGCTGATCCCTGTGACGGTGCGACAGATCAAATCTCAGCGACGCATGATGGATCTTGCGCCCGAGATGAAGAAGATCCAGGACAAGTACAAGGGCAAGAAGGACCAGTTCTCTCGCGAAGCCATGAGCCGCGAGACGATGGGCCTGTACAAGAAGCACGGTACGAACCCGTTCGCTTCGTGCCTGCCCATCTTGATCCAGATGCCGATCTTCTTCTCACTGTTCTACGTGCTGCGCCAGGCTTCGGGCGCTGCGGGCAGCGGCGGCGACGGCACCGGCCAGGCCGGCATCGGCATGATGACGCAGGAGCTCACCGAGAGCTTCAACGCGGCCACCATCTTCGGTGCGCCCATCAAGATGACCTTCACCCAGGGCTGGGAGCAGGGCAACTGGATGGTTGTCGTCATGCTCGGCGCCATCATGCTGCTGATGATCGCCTCGCAGTTCTTCACTCAGCTGCAGATCATGTCGAAGAACGTTTCTGATGAAACGAAGAACTCCTCGATGTACCGCCAGCAGAAGATCATGCTGTACATCATCCCCTTCGCGTTCCTGTTCTCGGGCGTTACGTTCCCGCTCGCACTGAACATTTACTGGTTCTCATCGAACCTGTGGACCATGGGTCAGCAGTTCATTGTTATTCGCAGCATGCCCACTCCCGGCAGCGAAGCCTGGCGCGCACGCCAGGCCAGGCTCAAGGCAAAGGGTAAGCTCAAGGAAGATGATGCGGCTCCCGCATCTGAGCAGCTTGACGCGGGCCAGCGCCAGCAGCCCGTCAGCGCCAAGCGCGCTAAGAAGAAGAAAAACAAGTGA